The following are from one region of the Paenibacillus bovis genome:
- a CDS encoding PepSY domain-containing protein codes for MMNKKVGISVLTAAITLGTAGSVFAATSGGTSNNQNNLNNVIGIQKAETIALQKVPGGTVESIELDRERGQLYYEVDVDRPQAADVDVHINALNGSVIRTVTDDNDDNEATIRERQNVNNANLKVKTNEQAAQIAKVQVSGTVTGIERDEEDGRIQYEVDLRITGGEATVEIDAATGKVTTVDKDFDNDEDDNDND; via the coding sequence ATGATGAACAAAAAAGTTGGAATTAGCGTACTTACTGCAGCCATTACCCTGGGAACAGCAGGCAGCGTATTTGCTGCTACAAGCGGTGGCACATCGAATAATCAGAACAATCTAAATAATGTCATCGGTATACAAAAAGCAGAAACGATTGCTCTGCAAAAAGTACCAGGCGGTACAGTGGAAAGTATCGAACTGGATCGTGAGCGCGGTCAGCTGTATTATGAAGTCGATGTCGATCGTCCGCAAGCAGCTGATGTGGACGTGCATATTAACGCACTGAATGGCAGTGTTATTCGTACCGTTACCGATGATAATGACGACAACGAAGCGACCATCCGTGAACGTCAAAATGTGAATAATGCCAATCTGAAAGTGAAAACCAACGAACAGGCTGCACAAATCGCCAAAGTTCAGGTGAGCGGTACCGTTACCGGTATTGAGCGCGATGAAGAGGATGGACGAATTCAGTATGAGGTTGACCTGCGCATCACGGGCGGCGAAGCTACTGTAGAGATTGATGCGGCTACCGGCAAAGTAACTACAGTCGACAAGGATTTTGATAATGATGAGGATGACAACGATAACGATTAA
- a CDS encoding DUF7638 domain-containing protein, with amino-acid sequence MHKISRQKTIEGTTIPGFISNGEYMYINVHIFEDGMVNCWELVDMQGLSQKIELGWLTASVPERESILVFDLGSFRVLGGKWNYDQDGYYERIVNILHDLNPSMTNIYKMTLEEKMKMEQRRIIPLAEPEDFYVPSEEDYTPVRGDGSFIFMRREQQNYLVYLTVYQDGRIKCESTVFEEIFHIHELHDLFMEGVFFTEIHTPLRVVFDHLGEADIVSHGYAVNIEQKYDQLQAIYRRLNQKQDSKE; translated from the coding sequence ATGCATAAAATTAGCAGACAAAAAACTATTGAAGGCACTACGATCCCCGGTTTTATCAGTAATGGAGAATACATGTATATCAATGTGCATATTTTTGAAGATGGTATGGTCAACTGCTGGGAATTGGTCGATATGCAAGGATTATCCCAGAAGATCGAACTGGGCTGGCTTACGGCATCTGTACCGGAACGCGAATCTATTCTAGTGTTTGATCTGGGAAGCTTCCGTGTACTGGGAGGAAAATGGAATTATGACCAGGATGGCTATTATGAGCGTATCGTTAATATCCTGCATGATCTGAATCCTTCCATGACCAATATTTATAAAATGACGCTGGAGGAAAAGATGAAAATGGAACAGCGCCGGATTATTCCATTGGCTGAACCGGAAGATTTTTATGTACCGTCGGAGGAAGATTATACACCGGTACGTGGAGATGGCAGCTTTATCTTTATGCGACGGGAACAGCAGAATTATCTTGTTTATCTGACGGTCTATCAAGATGGACGGATCAAGTGTGAAAGTACAGTGTTCGAGGAGATATTTCATATTCATGAACTGCATGATCTGTTTATGGAAGGCGTCTTTTTTACGGAAATTCATACTCCGCTGCGAGTTGTATTTGATCATCTGGGAGAAGCAGATATAGTAAGTCATGGATATGCGGTTAATATCGAGCAGAAATATGACCAGCTCCAGGCTATTTATAGACGTCTTAATCAAAAACAAGACAGCAAAGAATAG
- a CDS encoding LacI family DNA-binding transcriptional regulator produces the protein MSVTIKDVAKKAGVSPSTVSRVLSNHPRISHATSEKVKAIMLEMGYHPNIMAKSLVSKTTHSLGVILPKPAEELFLNTFFMELIRGIVAQANRSGYDVVLSSGSSEQEEVEAVSRLVYGGRIDGAILLYSRKNDPVVDFLSRNHFPAVLVGRSEQHKNIISVDTDNVQAAADATRHLIQMGHQRIGFVSGPPELVVSLDRMEGFKMALNEANLEFHKDWIVEGEFLQESGYRAMSFFMNLPERPTALVVVDDIVSFGILRGLHELGYKVPEDIAIVSFNNIALSELSTPPLSSVDIGIYHLGYTASQALIQAIQEKDPDKLVHQRHIVPHRLILRQSSMFAPSRN, from the coding sequence ATGTCAGTTACGATCAAAGATGTCGCCAAAAAGGCGGGCGTATCTCCTTCTACCGTTTCGCGTGTATTATCCAATCATCCGCGAATCAGTCACGCCACTTCCGAAAAAGTAAAAGCCATTATGCTGGAAATGGGCTATCATCCCAATATTATGGCCAAGAGCCTCGTATCCAAAACGACTCACAGTCTGGGCGTGATTCTGCCCAAGCCTGCGGAAGAATTATTTCTGAATACCTTTTTTATGGAGCTAATTCGCGGTATTGTCGCTCAGGCCAATCGCAGTGGCTACGATGTGGTCCTCAGCTCCGGTTCCAGTGAGCAGGAAGAGGTCGAGGCGGTATCGCGTCTCGTATACGGTGGACGGATCGATGGAGCTATCCTGCTCTATTCCCGTAAAAATGATCCGGTTGTCGATTTTCTCAGCCGAAATCATTTTCCTGCTGTTCTCGTCGGACGCAGTGAGCAGCATAAAAATATTATTTCTGTAGATACGGATAATGTGCAGGCTGCTGCCGATGCAACGCGTCATCTCATCCAGATGGGCCATCAGCGTATCGGTTTTGTGAGTGGTCCTCCCGAACTCGTCGTCTCGCTTGACCGAATGGAAGGATTCAAGATGGCGCTCAATGAAGCCAATCTGGAGTTTCACAAAGACTGGATTGTCGAAGGCGAATTTTTGCAGGAGAGCGGCTACCGGGCGATGTCCTTTTTCATGAATCTGCCGGAGCGTCCTACCGCATTGGTCGTTGTCGATGATATCGTTAGCTTTGGTATCCTGCGTGGACTGCATGAGCTAGGATATAAGGTACCTGAGGATATCGCAATCGTGAGCTTTAATAATATCGCTCTCTCCGAGCTGTCGACTCCCCCGCTGAGCAGTGTGGATATCGGCATTTATCATCTGGGATATACCGCTTCCCAGGCATTGATTCAGGCGATTCAGGAAAAGGACCCTGACAAACTGGTGCATCAGCGTCATATTGTGCCGCATCGTCTGATTCTGCGTCAATCTTCAATGTTCGCTCCTTCGCGCAATTGA
- a CDS encoding sugar ABC transporter substrate-binding protein: protein MSRKRNWGILSSILIMMLLVSACGGPSGTGAGQTADPAAGAGEEMQEMKPEDGAKLTVWDSGDQKAFIEEAAKAFKEKYNVDVTFAELGPDKSMVQMVTDGPAGVGADVFAGVHDQIGQGVSAGVLMPNDWFEEDTRGRNSELAVKALTYENILYGYPKSVETTAVFYNKDLIKEVPQDWKGVVDFANTFNDTKANKFAIMWEVGNGYYVFPFLGGYGAYLFGKEGTDATDIGMNNEQAVEGAKFIQSLNKILPLKTSDINADIKKSLFTSNKLAMNISGPWDTGSLKESVKNLGVGMYPNLPNGKPMTPFSGVKAYFVNAYTKYPNASKMFADFITSEEWQVKNFEMNGALPANTKAAASETVQSDPIASVFLKQFENSVPMPSIPATAQFWSPMEAAMSSIWNDNKDPKAALDNMVKQMKSNIQTGQ, encoded by the coding sequence ATGTCACGTAAACGGAACTGGGGAATATTGAGCTCTATTCTGATCATGATGCTGCTGGTATCGGCGTGTGGAGGACCAAGTGGTACAGGAGCAGGGCAAACAGCCGATCCTGCCGCTGGTGCTGGAGAAGAAATGCAGGAGATGAAACCGGAAGATGGTGCCAAGCTGACGGTATGGGATAGTGGCGATCAAAAAGCATTTATCGAAGAAGCAGCCAAAGCATTCAAGGAAAAATATAATGTGGATGTTACTTTTGCCGAGTTGGGACCGGATAAATCGATGGTGCAAATGGTGACCGATGGTCCGGCAGGTGTAGGTGCCGACGTGTTCGCAGGTGTACACGACCAGATCGGTCAGGGTGTATCTGCAGGCGTACTGATGCCTAACGACTGGTTCGAGGAAGATACACGTGGTCGTAACAGTGAGCTGGCTGTGAAGGCGCTTACCTATGAGAATATTCTGTACGGATATCCCAAATCGGTAGAGACAACAGCTGTTTTTTATAATAAGGATCTGATCAAGGAAGTACCGCAGGACTGGAAAGGCGTAGTGGACTTTGCCAATACATTCAATGATACCAAAGCCAACAAGTTCGCGATTATGTGGGAAGTCGGCAATGGCTATTATGTATTCCCGTTCCTGGGTGGATATGGAGCTTACCTGTTTGGTAAAGAAGGTACGGATGCAACCGATATCGGTATGAACAATGAGCAAGCGGTAGAAGGTGCCAAGTTTATCCAGAGCCTCAACAAAATCCTGCCGCTCAAAACATCCGATATCAATGCGGATATCAAGAAATCCCTGTTTACCTCAAACAAACTGGCTATGAATATCAGCGGACCATGGGATACCGGCTCACTCAAGGAATCGGTGAAAAACCTGGGTGTAGGTATGTATCCGAACCTGCCTAATGGCAAGCCAATGACGCCATTCTCTGGTGTCAAAGCTTACTTTGTTAATGCATATACCAAATATCCAAATGCATCCAAAATGTTCGCGGACTTTATCACTTCGGAAGAGTGGCAGGTCAAGAACTTTGAGATGAACGGTGCGCTTCCAGCCAATACCAAGGCTGCTGCGAGCGAAACGGTACAGAGCGATCCGATCGCATCCGTATTCCTGAAGCAGTTCGAGAATTCTGTACCAATGCCATCAATCCCTGCTACAGCACAATTCTGGTCACCGATGGAAGCAGCGATGTCTTCGATCTGGAATGACAACAAAGATCCAAAAGCAGCTCTGGATAATATGGTTAAGCAAATGAAGAGTAATATCCAGACAGGACAATAA
- a CDS encoding carbohydrate ABC transporter permease, whose amino-acid sequence MNKAIADHNRAAGMGNAGIAALLSAIFMGLGQMYNRQWTKGIIFLVAELVSLYLIVTSLAYNLWGLVTLGEQPAHMEKIGRLYRNVPGDHSIFMMIYGLVALLYIGLLVCFYIANIKDAYRIGKRRERREKVNSFRETWRLLGNQGFPYVLLTLPAIGVLVFTILPIIFMVLMAFTNYSAPDHIPPKSLVDWVGLRTFTNLVTLEAWSHTFVGVFTWTIIWAVVATVTTYFGGILVALLIEQRGIKFKGFWRTLFILPYAIPQFISLLVMRNLLNYQFGPVNQYLRMMGFGGVPWLNDPFWAKVTVILVNMWIGIPVSMILVLGVLTAIPRDLYEAAEVDGATGFQKFRNITMPFVLFQTAPILIMQFAGNINNFNVIFLLTNGLPANGDYAYAGSTDLLVTWLYKLTLDNQRYNFASAIGIIIFIIIAAFSLYNYRRSRSFKEEDMIQ is encoded by the coding sequence ATGAATAAAGCTATCGCCGATCATAATCGAGCTGCAGGTATGGGGAATGCCGGCATAGCGGCTCTGCTGTCCGCTATATTCATGGGTCTGGGTCAGATGTACAACCGTCAATGGACAAAAGGCATTATCTTTTTAGTTGCCGAGCTGGTCAGTCTGTATCTGATTGTTACCAGTCTGGCATATAATCTGTGGGGGCTGGTCACACTGGGTGAACAGCCTGCCCATATGGAGAAAATCGGTCGTTTGTACCGCAATGTACCTGGAGATCATTCCATTTTCATGATGATCTATGGTCTGGTAGCATTGCTGTATATCGGACTGCTGGTATGTTTTTATATTGCCAATATCAAGGATGCTTATCGTATTGGCAAGCGCCGTGAACGCAGGGAAAAAGTGAATAGTTTCCGTGAAACCTGGCGTTTGCTTGGTAATCAGGGATTTCCGTATGTACTGCTGACGCTGCCTGCAATTGGTGTGCTCGTATTTACGATTTTGCCGATTATCTTTATGGTGTTAATGGCATTTACCAACTATTCGGCACCGGATCATATCCCGCCGAAAAGTCTGGTGGATTGGGTAGGGCTGCGTACCTTTACCAATCTGGTTACGCTGGAAGCCTGGAGTCATACCTTTGTAGGAGTATTTACATGGACGATTATCTGGGCCGTTGTAGCGACGGTAACGACTTATTTTGGCGGGATTCTGGTAGCGCTGCTAATAGAACAGCGCGGTATCAAATTCAAAGGATTCTGGCGTACGCTGTTTATTCTGCCTTATGCAATTCCGCAGTTTATCTCGCTGCTCGTTATGCGTAATCTGCTGAATTACCAGTTTGGACCGGTAAACCAGTATTTGCGTATGATGGGGTTTGGCGGGGTACCTTGGCTAAATGATCCGTTCTGGGCCAAAGTAACCGTTATTCTGGTCAATATGTGGATTGGTATTCCGGTATCGATGATTCTGGTACTGGGCGTACTGACCGCCATTCCGCGTGATCTGTATGAAGCAGCAGAAGTAGATGGAGCGACCGGATTCCAGAAGTTCCGCAATATCACGATGCCGTTTGTCCTGTTCCAGACTGCACCGATTCTGATTATGCAGTTTGCCGGGAATATCAATAACTTTAACGTGATCTTCCTGCTCACGAATGGTCTTCCAGCTAATGGAGACTATGCGTATGCAGGCAGTACCGATCTGCTCGTCACCTGGCTGTACAAGCTGACACTGGATAATCAGCGTTATAACTTTGCCTCGGCGATCGGAATTATTATTTTCATCATTATTGCGGCATTCTCGCTGTACAATTACCGCCGAAGCCGTTCCTTCAAAGAGGAGGATATGATCCAATGA
- a CDS encoding RNA polymerase sigma factor, producing MAFVHSTAPAAASHSQHSCYSDTTSGNTYSDSESASISIQPVHSSTSWNMSSAYSDTNGKIEASVLPNPRSDIPYAGMDDTITSFSDQQELQSLMHSLYKYCLHLTRSAWDAEDLVQETCLKTISLLTESTAIQHINREAYMLRTARNLWIDILRRRTTWQHKQILLQNSADQLDCHSDAGYQRLESEWAAALLLHQLSPWQHAVFVLRDLFGYPAAETARILDTTEGAVKAALHRARAVVRSMREQIESDDDVALPLPDKQDQKLLRSYLSAFRNGQAEDMVRLLLDPAVDPISIAPQIIRQARYTLRQTKSVQSIPYNNKLNGSRTCMLVSA from the coding sequence ATGGCCTTTGTACACTCCACTGCTCCTGCGGCAGCAAGTCATTCACAGCATTCCTGTTATTCGGATACTACTTCAGGCAATACATATTCTGATTCGGAATCCGCCAGCATTTCCATACAGCCTGTCCACAGCAGCACCTCATGGAATATGTCTTCGGCTTATTCTGATACAAATGGCAAAATAGAAGCATCTGTCCTGCCTAATCCCCGCTCTGACATACCTTATGCTGGTATGGATGATACGATCACTTCTTTTTCCGATCAGCAGGAACTACAATCACTGATGCACAGTCTGTACAAATACTGTCTGCATCTTACCCGTTCTGCCTGGGATGCAGAAGATCTGGTACAGGAGACCTGTCTGAAAACGATCTCACTGCTCACAGAATCAACAGCGATACAGCACATAAACCGGGAAGCCTATATGCTGCGTACCGCACGCAATCTATGGATCGATATTTTACGACGACGTACGACCTGGCAACACAAGCAGATTTTGCTGCAAAATTCTGCAGATCAACTGGATTGCCATAGCGATGCAGGCTATCAGCGGCTGGAATCCGAGTGGGCCGCCGCCCTTCTGCTGCATCAGCTATCTCCGTGGCAGCATGCTGTTTTTGTACTCCGCGATTTGTTTGGGTACCCGGCAGCAGAGACTGCCCGTATACTGGATACCACCGAAGGTGCGGTCAAGGCCGCACTTCATCGTGCGCGTGCTGTTGTGCGATCTATGCGCGAGCAAATCGAATCAGACGATGATGTTGCTCTCCCGTTGCCTGATAAACAGGATCAGAAATTATTGCGCAGCTATCTGTCTGCTTTTCGTAATGGACAGGCCGAAGATATGGTGCGACTGCTCCTCGATCCTGCTGTAGATCCAATCTCGATTGCTCCGCAGATCATCCGGCAGGCTCGCTATACACTGCGGCAGACAAAATCTGTACAATCAATACCTTATAACAATAAGCTGAACGGCAGCAGAACATGTATGCTAGTGTCTGCCTGA
- the fabF gene encoding beta-ketoacyl-ACP synthase II, producing the protein MERVVITGMGIVSPIGNNVDTFWQQLSSGQSGIRSIDAFDTQRYKSTIAGVVQDFDADALFGRKEARRMDRFTQFAIAAADQAIQDAGLDMNQVNRERVGVYVGSGIGGIQSLLDQHQTLLQRGPERVSPTLVPSMIANSAAAMISIRIGSWGPTLAPVTACSIGNTAIGEAMRMIRAGDADVIIAGGTESATNEVSLASFGNATAVSTRNDAPEAASRPFDQDRDGFVMSEGAGIVVLESLSHALSRQAPIYAEVIGYGASSDAYHMVATHPEGRGALLAMKTALANARITPEQVDVISAHATSTVIGDISETLAIRQLFGEHAYKLPVTANKSITGHMLGAAGGAEAIALVQTLRHGLIPPTINLEHPDPACDLDYVPHTARKANMQIGLSNSFGFGGHNAVIVLKRYEE; encoded by the coding sequence ATGGAACGAGTAGTGATTACAGGGATGGGTATTGTTTCCCCCATCGGAAATAATGTAGATACGTTCTGGCAGCAATTGAGCAGTGGCCAATCAGGCATACGTTCTATTGATGCTTTTGATACCCAACGATATAAAAGTACTATTGCAGGTGTAGTGCAGGACTTTGATGCGGATGCTCTGTTCGGCCGCAAAGAAGCACGCCGGATGGATCGCTTTACCCAGTTTGCTATAGCGGCAGCGGATCAGGCGATACAGGATGCCGGTCTTGATATGAATCAGGTTAACCGGGAGCGTGTCGGTGTCTATGTCGGTTCAGGCATTGGTGGAATTCAATCGCTGTTGGATCAGCATCAGACTCTGCTGCAGCGCGGGCCGGAGCGAGTCAGTCCGACACTTGTACCTTCGATGATTGCCAATAGTGCTGCAGCCATGATCAGTATACGAATTGGTAGCTGGGGACCAACGCTCGCACCGGTTACAGCCTGTTCAATCGGCAATACCGCGATTGGAGAAGCGATGCGTATGATTCGCGCTGGAGATGCCGATGTGATTATTGCAGGGGGCACCGAATCGGCGACCAATGAAGTTTCTCTTGCCAGCTTTGGCAATGCAACAGCGGTATCCACCCGCAATGATGCACCGGAGGCTGCCAGTCGTCCTTTTGACCAAGACCGTGACGGATTTGTAATGTCCGAGGGGGCCGGTATTGTCGTGCTGGAATCTCTCAGTCATGCTTTGAGCCGCCAGGCTCCCATCTATGCAGAAGTAATCGGCTACGGCGCCAGCTCGGATGCCTATCATATGGTCGCTACCCACCCCGAAGGTCGAGGTGCACTGCTGGCGATGAAAACAGCACTGGCTAATGCGCGCATTACACCGGAGCAGGTAGATGTCATCAGTGCACATGCTACAAGTACTGTGATCGGTGATATCTCGGAGACATTGGCTATCCGGCAGCTATTTGGCGAACATGCCTACAAACTGCCTGTCACTGCAAATAAGTCAATCACCGGCCATATGCTCGGCGCAGCAGGCGGTGCAGAAGCAATCGCGCTTGTACAGACGCTGCGCCATGGCCTGATTCCGCCTACTATCAATCTGGAACATCCCGATCCTGCTTGTGACCTGGACTACGTGCCTCATACGGCACGCAAAGCCAATATGCAGATCGGTTTGTCGAACTCCTTTGGATTTGGTGGTCATAATGCTGTAATTGTACTGAAGCGATACGAGGAATAA
- a CDS encoding helix-turn-helix transcriptional regulator, giving the protein MNHQARLLALSAFLKSQRSKILPTSVGLTAGTRRRTPGLRREEVAQLAGVSTTWYTWLEQGRDIQVSASVLENVAAALQLNSDERRYLFSLALDKGHGVTPIAEELPHISPSLTKILEQLKYCPTIVSDRHCQIVGWNEAAQHVFLDFEQIPESQRNMISLLFARKEFRRLAVNWDDFAGDFLSIFRAYYGQYVEDEWYEQFLNEMMSLYPDFRSLWQHSKVSSAPQVVIEFRHARGGKMLFELTSLVVQGSGDLRCSIYTPVQDSATEVKLMALMERSREADMQ; this is encoded by the coding sequence ATGAACCATCAGGCCCGTTTACTAGCCTTGTCGGCTTTTCTTAAATCCCAGCGTTCCAAAATTCTGCCTACATCGGTAGGACTTACCGCAGGTACAAGGCGTCGTACACCCGGTCTGCGGCGGGAAGAGGTAGCTCAGCTCGCGGGAGTAAGTACTACCTGGTACACCTGGTTGGAGCAGGGAAGAGATATCCAGGTGTCTGCTTCGGTACTGGAGAATGTAGCTGCTGCCCTGCAATTGAACTCGGATGAACGGCGTTACCTGTTCTCGCTGGCACTCGATAAAGGGCATGGTGTAACGCCTATTGCCGAAGAGCTGCCGCATATCTCCCCGTCATTGACCAAAATACTGGAGCAGCTCAAATATTGCCCAACTATCGTCTCCGACAGACATTGCCAGATCGTCGGCTGGAATGAGGCAGCACAGCATGTATTTCTGGATTTCGAGCAAATTCCCGAATCGCAGCGCAATATGATCAGTCTGCTGTTTGCCCGCAAGGAATTTCGCAGACTCGCTGTGAACTGGGATGATTTTGCCGGTGATTTTCTGTCTATTTTCCGTGCTTACTATGGGCAGTATGTAGAGGATGAATGGTATGAGCAGTTTTTAAATGAAATGATGAGTCTGTATCCGGATTTTCGCTCATTATGGCAGCACAGCAAAGTCAGCTCGGCGCCGCAGGTCGTGATTGAATTCCGTCATGCCCGTGGAGGCAAGATGCTGTTCGAATTGACGTCGCTGGTCGTACAGGGAAGTGGGGATCTGCGCTGCAGCATTTATACGCCTGTACAGGATTCGGCGACAGAGGTGAAGCTGATGGCATTAATGGAACGAAGCAGGGAAGCGGATATGCAGTAA